The proteins below come from a single Streptomyces sp. MRC013 genomic window:
- a CDS encoding carbohydrate ABC transporter permease — MPPGSRPGSRPGSRLVSRLAGGAAQVFLVAVALFWLTPTVGLLLSSLRSPSDISGSGWWTVFTAPAQLTADNYAAILGNEAITGSLLSTVMITVPATVLVVVIGSLAGYAFAWMEFPGRDWWFLAVVGLLVVPVQVALVPVSELFGEIGVFETTLGVVLFHTAFGLPFAIFLLRNFFAEIPRELLEAARLDGAGEIRLFARVVLPLGGPAIASLGIFQFLWVWNDMLVALIFADSDAPPITVALQQQVRQFGNNIDVLAPGAFVSMVVPLAVFFAFQRQFVSGVMAGAVK; from the coding sequence GTGCCACCGGGCTCGCGGCCGGGCTCCCGGCCCGGCTCGCGGCTGGTCTCGCGGTTGGCGGGGGGCGCCGCGCAGGTGTTCCTCGTCGCCGTCGCGCTCTTCTGGCTGACGCCCACGGTGGGTCTGCTGCTGTCCTCCCTGCGTTCGCCGTCCGACATCAGCGGGAGCGGCTGGTGGACGGTGTTCACCGCCCCGGCGCAGCTGACGGCCGACAACTACGCGGCGATCCTGGGCAACGAGGCGATCACCGGCTCGCTGCTCTCCACGGTGATGATCACCGTCCCGGCGACGGTGCTCGTCGTCGTGATCGGCTCGCTCGCCGGATACGCGTTCGCGTGGATGGAGTTCCCGGGCCGCGACTGGTGGTTCCTGGCCGTGGTGGGGCTGCTGGTGGTGCCGGTGCAGGTGGCGCTCGTGCCGGTGTCGGAGCTGTTCGGCGAGATCGGCGTCTTCGAGACGACGCTGGGCGTGGTCCTGTTCCACACGGCCTTCGGACTGCCGTTCGCGATCTTCCTGCTGCGCAACTTCTTCGCGGAGATCCCGCGCGAGCTGCTGGAGGCGGCCCGCCTCGACGGGGCGGGCGAGATCCGGCTCTTCGCACGCGTGGTGCTGCCGCTGGGCGGTCCGGCGATCGCGTCGCTCGGCATCTTCCAGTTCCTGTGGGTGTGGAACGACATGCTGGTCGCGCTGATCTTCGCCGACTCCGACGCCCCGCCGATCACGGTGGCGCTCCAGCAGCAGGTACGCCAGTTCGGCAACAACATCGACGTGCTGGCGCCGGGCGCGTTCGTGTCGATGGTGGTGCCGCTGGCGGTGTTCTTCGCCTTCCAGCGGCAGTTCGTCTCGGGAGTGATGGCGGGGGCGGTGAAGTAG
- a CDS encoding sugar ABC transporter permease, which produces MTAAPPLRTRQRYRRPARRGVTGTRGLLAAAFLLPALVLLGALVVYPIGYSVQRSFLDRAGTGFAGLDNYAEIFTDETILTAVRNTAVWVVLAPTLATALGLVFAVLTERVRWGTAFKLVVFMPMAISMLAAGIIFRLVYEQDPDRGVANAVWVGVHDTFAESAGYPKARPLPVHPLEAAGGGAYVTKEPARAGTPARLPLVGVAPAKMPGDARPAREPRTAPGTVAGTAWLDFTRGGGGTPNTVDAGELGLKGLRIEAVRDGRVVATATAAADGSFTLPAAADGALLRLPEVNFREPYNGVDWLGPALVTPAVIGAYVWMWAGFAMVLIGAGLAGLPRELLEAARVDGANEWQVFRRVTVPLLAPVLAVVLVTLVINVLKIFDLVFIIAPGSVQDDANVLALQLYRSSFGTDAHLGVGSAISVLLLVLVLPVMFFNVRRIRRAGR; this is translated from the coding sequence GTGACCGCCGCTCCCCCGCTCCGGACGCGGCAGCGGTACCGGCGGCCCGCCCGCAGGGGTGTGACGGGCACCCGCGGGCTGCTCGCCGCCGCGTTCCTGCTGCCCGCGCTGGTACTGCTGGGCGCCCTCGTCGTGTACCCGATCGGGTACTCCGTCCAGCGGTCGTTCCTCGACCGGGCCGGCACGGGCTTCGCCGGCCTCGACAACTACGCGGAGATCTTCACCGACGAGACGATCCTGACGGCGGTGCGCAACACCGCGGTCTGGGTCGTCCTCGCCCCGACGCTGGCCACCGCCCTCGGGCTGGTCTTCGCGGTGCTGACCGAACGGGTGCGCTGGGGCACGGCGTTCAAACTGGTCGTCTTCATGCCGATGGCGATCTCCATGCTGGCCGCCGGGATCATCTTCCGGCTCGTGTACGAGCAGGACCCCGACCGGGGCGTCGCCAACGCGGTGTGGGTCGGCGTCCACGACACGTTCGCCGAGTCGGCCGGCTACCCGAAGGCCCGCCCGCTGCCGGTGCACCCGCTGGAGGCGGCGGGCGGCGGCGCGTACGTGACGAAGGAGCCGGCGCGGGCGGGAACGCCCGCGCGGCTGCCGCTCGTCGGCGTGGCACCCGCGAAGATGCCCGGCGACGCCCGGCCGGCACGCGAGCCGCGGACCGCCCCCGGCACGGTCGCCGGCACGGCGTGGCTGGACTTCACCCGGGGCGGCGGGGGCACCCCCAACACCGTCGACGCCGGGGAGCTGGGCCTGAAGGGCCTGCGGATCGAGGCGGTGCGGGACGGCCGGGTCGTCGCCACGGCGACGGCGGCGGCGGACGGCTCGTTCACCCTGCCCGCCGCGGCGGACGGGGCGCTGCTGCGGCTGCCGGAGGTCAACTTCCGGGAGCCGTACAACGGTGTGGACTGGCTGGGCCCGGCGCTGGTGACGCCCGCCGTGATCGGCGCCTACGTCTGGATGTGGGCGGGCTTCGCGATGGTCCTCATCGGGGCCGGCCTCGCGGGCCTGCCGCGCGAGCTGCTGGAGGCGGCCCGCGTGGACGGCGCCAACGAGTGGCAGGTGTTCCGCCGGGTGACGGTGCCGCTGCTCGCGCCGGTGCTGGCGGTGGTGCTGGTGACGCTGGTGATCAACGTGCTGAAGATCTTCGACCTGGTGTTCATCATCGCGCCGGGGTCGGTACAGGACGACGCGAACGTGCTGGCGCTCCAGCTGTACCGCTCGTCCTTCGGCACCGACGCCCACCTGGGCGTCGGCAGCGCGATCTCGGTGCTGCTGCTGGTGCTGGTGCTCCCGGTGATGTTCTTCAACGTCCGACGGATCAGGAGGGCGGGGCGGTGA
- a CDS encoding extracellular solute-binding protein, with amino-acid sequence MRTTPRKRRTVVALAAAGALALAGCGDGGGPRPDGDANGGSTARTVRLPKLDGQRLQVVGVWTGPEQKAFTKVLEEFGKRTGANVSYVPTQDAMLNYIGTKIAGGSPPDVAMLQQVGALQQAVERKWAKPAGAEAEAQLAKNYSEGWRDLGAVDGTQYGVYFKAANKSLVWYNAAVFDNAGASEPKTWKELLATAETISASGVTPVSVGGADGWTLTDWFENVYLSQAGPEKYDRLAKHRIKWTDPSVTRALTTLAGLFGKPELIAGGAAGALQTEFPASVTQTFTGGDQPKAAMVFEGDFVSINIAQTEAEVGTDAKVFPFPAVDGGEPPVVTGGDVAVALTDRPASRALLTFLASPDAAAIWAAEGGFVSPNKSLDPAAYPNDVQRGIAKALIAAGDGFRFDMSDQMPQSFGGTPGKGEWKALQDFLKNPKDVAGTQARLEADAAKAYRSGS; translated from the coding sequence ATGCGTACAACTCCGCGCAAACGCCGGACCGTCGTGGCCCTCGCGGCCGCCGGGGCCCTCGCGCTCGCGGGCTGCGGCGACGGCGGCGGGCCGCGCCCGGACGGGGACGCGAACGGCGGGAGCACCGCGCGGACCGTCCGGTTGCCGAAACTGGACGGGCAGCGGCTGCAGGTGGTGGGCGTCTGGACGGGGCCGGAGCAGAAGGCGTTCACCAAGGTGCTGGAGGAGTTCGGGAAGCGCACCGGCGCGAACGTCTCGTACGTGCCGACGCAGGACGCGATGCTCAACTACATCGGCACGAAGATCGCCGGCGGTTCGCCGCCCGACGTGGCGATGCTCCAGCAGGTCGGCGCGTTGCAGCAGGCCGTCGAGCGGAAGTGGGCGAAACCGGCGGGCGCGGAGGCCGAGGCGCAGCTGGCGAAGAACTACTCCGAGGGCTGGCGGGACCTCGGCGCGGTGGACGGCACGCAGTACGGCGTGTACTTCAAGGCCGCCAACAAGTCGCTGGTCTGGTACAACGCGGCGGTCTTCGACAACGCCGGCGCGTCCGAGCCGAAGACGTGGAAGGAACTGCTGGCCACCGCCGAGACGATCTCCGCGTCCGGGGTCACGCCCGTGTCGGTCGGCGGTGCGGACGGGTGGACGCTGACGGACTGGTTCGAGAACGTCTACCTGTCGCAGGCCGGACCGGAGAAGTACGACCGGTTGGCGAAGCACCGCATCAAGTGGACCGACCCGTCGGTGACCCGTGCCCTGACGACGCTCGCCGGGTTGTTCGGGAAGCCGGAGCTGATCGCGGGCGGCGCGGCCGGGGCGCTGCAGACGGAGTTCCCCGCGTCGGTGACGCAGACGTTCACCGGCGGCGACCAGCCCAAGGCGGCGATGGTCTTCGAGGGTGACTTCGTGTCGATCAACATCGCCCAGACCGAGGCGGAGGTCGGCACGGACGCGAAGGTGTTCCCGTTCCCGGCGGTGGACGGCGGCGAGCCGCCCGTGGTGACGGGCGGGGACGTGGCGGTGGCGCTGACGGACAGGCCCGCGTCGCGGGCGCTGCTGACGTTCCTCGCGTCGCCGGACGCGGCGGCGATCTGGGCGGCCGAGGGCGGGTTCGTCTCGCCCAACAAGTCGCTGGACCCGGCCGCGTACCCGAACGACGTGCAGCGCGGCATCGCGAAGGCGCTGATCGCCGCCGGCGACGGCTTCCGCTTCGACATGTCGGACCAGATGCCGCAGTCGTTCGGCGGTACGCCCGGCAAGGGCGAGTGGAAGGCGCTCCAGGACTTCCTGAAGAACCCGAAGGACGTCGCGGGAACGCAGGCGCGCCTGGAGGCGGACGCGGCCAAGGCGTACCGGAGCGGGAGCTGA